Genomic window (Mustela erminea isolate mMusErm1 chromosome X, mMusErm1.Pri, whole genome shotgun sequence):
tggggaggatgggcagaAGCGACGACGCAACCGGCCTGAAGCCTTCCCCACTGCTGAAGATATCTTTGCTAAGTTCCAGCATCTTTCACATTATGACCAGCACCAGGTCACGGCTCAGGTGTGGGCCTAGGTCCTGCCCTTTTCCCAACATTCTGCCAGCCTGccctgttttcctttcctcctccttctatcCCCGCTAGGCAGGCTAAGCCTCCTGGTCTCATCCCTGTCTGccatcttccttttcttgcttcCCTGGTTCTTTCTGCGTCTCTCCACTCCCGTCTCACTCCCACTGCCCTTATTAGGTCTCCCGGAATGTTCTGGAACAGATCACAAGCTTTGCCCTTGGCATGTCATACCATTTGCCTCTGGTGCAGCATGTGCAGTTCATCTTCGACCTCATGGAATATTCACTCAGCATCAGTGGCCTCATCGACTTTGCCATTCAGGTGGGGAAGTTGGGGAGATGAGGGTGGAAGAAGGTGTTTGTGCTGTATGGGGTCCCGAGGTCAAGAGTCGGGCCTCAAGCCTGTGTCCTGGGCTACTTGGGATGGGCAGGAAAGCCAGCCCGGTGGGGGCTGGAGGGTCAGGTGGAACACGAGCTAAGAAGGCCCAGACTAGCGGCTCACGTGCTCCACAGGGAGGCCCAAGAGATAGATGAGAGCATTGGGTACGGACTGTCCTCCTGCAGTGGAGTTCATAAAACTGTATCCTAGAGATGGGTTAGATTGTCAATGTGGCTTGTGGCgttaatagaataaaggacagTGGCGTATGGCAACAGGGTCCTTCTAGACTGAGGCAGCTGCAGTGGAAAGGGGCTCGGGCCTGTCTGGGCAGTTGCCTCACGGGAAGGGAGGTTATATGGCACACAGGGGCCTCTTCTCATCTCTCACCacttcccaacacacacatacttgCTCTGCCAGCTCCTAAATGAACTAAGCGTAGTCGAGGCCGAGTTGCTTCTCAAGTCCTCAGATCTGGTGGGCAGCTACACTACCAGCCTGTGCCTGTGCATCGTGGCCGTCCTGCGGCACTACCATGCCTGCCTCATCCTCAACCAGGACCAGATGGCCCAGGTCTTCGAGGGGTAAGTGGGGGCCGCGAAATAACTGGGTGGCTCGGGGCTCTGGCTAGTGCCAGTGGAAGCAGGCCCCTGAAGGACATGGGGCTCTCGCCATGGCCAAGCCTCTGCCATTTGGGCAGGCAGGGAAGACTAGTACCAAGAGCCATGAGCCTGTGTCCGGGGACCTTCATGCCTTGGCTGTGCACATGGCTTACGGACCATCTCAACCTTGCACCCTCGTGACAGGCTGTGTGGCGTAGTGAAGCATGGGATGAACCGGTCAGATGGCTCCTCGGCGGAACGCTGTATCCTTGCTTATCTCTATGATCTGTACACCTCCTGTAGCCATTTAAAGAGCAAATTTGGGGAGCTCTTCAGGTAAGAGAGGTGGGAGGTGAGGGTAGAGAGTGGGACCTTGGCCCATCTCCTTCCCATTACCGCTCAACTCAGGAGCAGGGCACAGCCTAGGACCCCGCTGTCTCTGGCCATCTGGGAACTCTGTCCTTCATGTGTTCTTGGTTCTGGAGAGTAGGCCTGCCTCCTTATCAGCCTGGCCTCCAGCCCATCTCCAAAGGGCCCACactcctcctcccagcctccagaagccTCCCGTGCCTTGTTCTCACTGGGTCCCTGTCCCGCCCACTCGGCTTGGTCCCATCTCCCTTTTGCTTGTCTCAGGGTCCCCGGtgcctcccttttttcccctcctctcccccttcccaacCATCCCTCTGCCTCGCCAGATCATCCCCGACATTGCCGtgtcccttctcccactcctgcaGCGACTTCTGTTCCAAGGTGAAAAACACCATCTACTGCAATGTGGAGCCCTCAGAATCCAACATGCGCTGGGCACCCGAGTTCATGATTGACACTCTGGAGAACCCCGCAGCTCACACCTTCACCTACACGGGGCTAGGCAAGAGTCTTAGTGAGAACCCTGCTAACCGCTACAGCTTTGTCTGCAATGCCCTTATGCACGTCTGTGTGGGGCACCATGATCCCGATAGGTATGGGGTGTACTGAGTGGGGAACGGCGCTCCTGCCTGAGTTTGGGAGGGATGAGATGCCCGGGAGGTATGGCAAACTTGGTTACTGCTGGGGTGGAGATGAAAAGTTAATGAGTCTGAGGTTTTGTGGAACAAGGTTTTTCCTGAGGGCGTTTGTACTTCTCCCCAGGGTGAATGACATCGCAATCCTGTGTGCGGAGCTGACAGGCTATTGCAAGTCACTGAGTGCCGAATGGCTAGGGGTCCTGAAGGCCTTGTGCTGCTCCTCTAACAATGGCACTTGTGGTTTCAACGACCTTCTTTGCAACGTAGATGTGAGACTTCTGCCGGTCCCGCTGGGGCATGGGACAGTTCCCAgggcttggtggggagggggttggtcCCAGTCGTCGAGGTTACAGAGGGACAGAGACCCATAGAGCGGAGGCCGACCGCTTTGAGTTGGCAGCCTCTCTGCGCAGAGGTGGGATATCTTGGCTGCTTTTTCCTCCAGGTCAGTGACCTGTCTTTTCATGACTCCCTGGCTACTTTTGTTGCCATCCTCATCGCTCGGCAGTGTCTGCTCCTTGAGGATCTGATTCGCTGTGCTGCCATCCCTTCGCTCCTTAATGCCGGTGAACTGCCAATCCATAATCCCTAGAATTTCTGTACCCTAAGTTTGACTAGATACCCGATGGCCACACACTCACTGTTCAGTGTGAGGCTCCCCAGTACCACCAGAGGCTGCTGGTCCAGTGGTGTGCCTTGCTCTGGGAGTGGCCTCATTCTAACCGGCCATTGGTGGCCCCTGTCTTTCGATCTTTCCGTGTTTTGACCCTCCGAGGGACTCCCCTTGCACTGTAAGACAGTTGGTTGCCCCACCTCTCCTTGGGCATTATCTTGTCATATTTCCTTTTGCCTGACTTTGCCTTCCCTTGCAGCCCTTTGCCAACACCGTGTCCCTTCGCCCtgtccaatatattttttttaagcttgcaGTGAACAGGACTCTGAGCCGGGGGCCCGGCTTACCTGCCGCATCCTCCTCCACCTTTTCAAGACGCCACAACTCAATCCTTGCCAGTCGGACGGAAGTAAGTGACCCTGATCTGGGCCAGCCAGCAGTAGAAAATGTGACTGCCActgccaccgccccccccccccccccccccccccccccgtttctaCTTTTGCTTCCCCTGACTTCAGCTCCCTCCCCAGACAAGCCTACAGTAGGAATCCGTTCCTCCTGTGACCGCCACCTGCTGGCTGCCTCCCAGAACCGCATAGTGGATGGAGCTGTGTTTGCTGTTCTCAAGGCTGTGTTTGTACTTGGTATGGGATAGGAAGGGAGCAGTGCCAAAAGTGTGTGTGGGGTGGAGTACCAGCCGAGCTACAGAGGACAGTCTTTCTCCCTCCTGAAGGTGGTCTCTCGGACCTCTGGGGAGGAGAGGCGGGAGGGAAGTGTATTTCTGTCCCCTAGGGCCGGATTTGGGGAGTTGCTGCCTCTGTGGGTCCGGGCTGGGTCTCTCCACTGTGTTCAGATCTCACTCTGCCCTTCCCTATCTGCCACCCTTGAACCACAGGGGATGCGGAACTGAAGGGTTCAGGCTTCACTGTGACAGGAGGAACAGAAGAACttccagaggaggagggaggaggtggcagTGGCGGTCGGAGGCAGGGTGGCCGCAACATCTCTGTGGAGACAGCCAGTCTGGACGTCTATGCCAAGTACGTGCTGCGCAGCATCTGCCAACAGGTCAGTCTCACCTTCCCCCCTCAGGCCGCCTCGGTGCCTTTCTAGAGCATAGTCCTGTTTTCCGTGATCACGCCACCTTTCCCCTATACATCATGGCCTTTGTCAACCCCCAGCCCGTCCCCCTTATCCCTCACCCCGCTCACCGGTTGCCCCAGTGCCCTAATGACCAGCTTCCTCAGGAATGGGTAGGAGAGCGTTGCCTTAAATCGCTGTGTGAGGACAGCAACGACCTGCaagaccctgtgctgagcagtGCCCAGGCCCAGCGCCTCATGCAGCTCATCTGCTACCCGTACCGCTTGCTGGACAATGAGGATGGGGAGAACCCCCAGCGGCAGCGCATTAAGCGCATTCTCCAGGTAGGCCAAGGTGATGGGGGTCTTGGAGGAACCAGGGGCCAGGGCCCGGGGTGAAACCATAGGAACcctgagagaaggagaggaggatggtcaaggaggaagacagacaagGATGTGGGCAAAAGGTGGTGAGGAAAACAGCTTGGACGTGGGTTTAGAAGTCATGTCAACATGGTCTAGACCCTTGAGTCAGCCAGTGGCTGAGGGTGCGGCTGTTAGGAGTGGAACTGCAGCTCAGCAGCGCAAGGCCCAACATCTGGGAAGCCTAGTTCTGGGCCTTGCTTGTTGGGCatttgctccctgctcagtccccAATGGTGGGCGTACCCAATAGCTCCCAGTTATAGAGCATCCGCTTTGTGCTGAGTGTTGTGCACAGCACTCTGTGTTTGTCCACCTATTTAGACTGTCCAGCCCTGTAAAGGAAGTAGGGGTGTCTGTGTTTGACCAACGAGGACTCCCAGGCTTGAAGAGcataagtgactttcccaaggttacacagctagtaagctTAAGAGTCAGCATGTGAACCCAGGTGGGCCTGTGctatgcccccccacccccccgccgcatCCCCTACTCCGTCCCCACTTGGCCAAGCTGCTTCAGACATTAGGGTAACTGGAGggagggtggagaaagagagccATCTGGAAGAGCTACAGGAATGAGGTCTTCTCAGCCTAGAGGAGATAATGTCACAGAGAGATTAACTCGCAGTAGCAGCCTTCAGATTTGGAACGGACTTTGAGGAGCTGGTTTAAaataggagaagcaggcttcaacTTGAACATCAAGGATTTAGGGTAAGCATTAGGGAGGACTCACCTCTGCAAAGGAATGTGAGGCCGTGGAACAGGAGACCAGGGGAAGGTGAAGTTTTCCTGAAccgcttttatttatttttttaaaaaagattttatggggcacctgggtggctcagtgggttaagcctctgtcttcggctcaggttatgatctcagggtcctgggattgagccccacatcaggctctctgcttggcagggagcctgcttcctcctctctctctctctctctgcctgcctctctgcctacttgtgatctttctgtcaaataaataaaatcttttaaaaaaataaaataaaataaaaaagattttatttatttatttgtcagagagagagagtgagagagagcgagagagtgagcacaggcagacagagtggcaggcggaggcagagggcgaagcaggctccctgctgagcaaggagcctgaggtgggactcaatcccaggatgttgggatcatgacctgagccgaaggcagccgcttaaccaactgggccacccaggcgttccctgAACCGCTTTTAAAATAGGGTGGATTTTCAGCCCTTTTGGGTCGTGTCGGTGGAGGCTTTCCTAAGGAGAGGGACATGGAGGTTCCTTTCAGACCTGTAGGCTTATGTGTTTCAAGGTTGCAAGAGGTCAGGAACTGGTCTTGGGGTGGTGAGTGGCTGGGGCCGGGGGACATGTTGATGATGAGCCTGGGAGCGGTGTCTCTGTCACAGAACTTGGACCAGTGGACCATGCGCCAGTCATCTTTGGAGCTGCAGCTCATGATCAAGCAGACCCCTAACAATGTGAGTGGTGCCTGGCCCTCTCTTTCCCGTGCCCGCTTCCAGCTCCACATGCCTCACAAGGGTGGGTCACCACAGAAAAACCCATGTCCTGCCCTTGGGTTCTTgggctgagagagaagagaggacgGGAAGATGGCAGACTGCGTGGGGCTGAGGAATAGGGAGGTGGGCTGGGAGAGCTGGGGCTCTGCGCCGTGGGGGAAGGTTGGCGGTGGTGGTGGCAGAGGCTGTTTCTGTGGTCATGACAGTGAGGAGGTGTTCGAGGAGAAGATAGTGGGGAATTGGAGAAATGGGGAGGTGCTGGAGGGCACAGCTCCCAGCAGAGTTGTCTCTCCCCACTCTCATTACCCTCCAGATGCCTTTCTCCGCCCTCATTTCCTACATCTCCTACCATCTGTTTTCCTTCATCCCCAGTTACCTAGTACCCCATGTGCCTTTcatccccctgccccaggagatGAACTCCCTCTTGGAGAACATCGCCAAGGCCACAATTGAGGTTTTCCAGCAGTCAGCAGAGACGGGGTCTTCTTCTGGAAGCACTGCCAGCAACATGCCCAGCAGCAGCAAGACCAAGCCAGTGCTCAGGTTGGGAAAAAATGTGTTCAGATCCCTTATGAGTTGTTCTGCTAGCGTAAATGATTTCAGTCTCACAGAGGTTCTAGGTCTGTCCGTcaggtgaggggaggaggggtgctTCCACCCTGGTCTGGCTCCTTTGGGACACTGTGTGCTCTGTCTGTCCTCCAGCTCTCTAGAGCGCTCTGGTGTGTGGCTGGTGGCCCCCCTCATTGCTAAACTGCCCACCTCAGTCCAGGGGCATGTGTTAAAGGCGGCCGGGGAAGAACTGGAGAAGGGTCAGCACCTGGGTTCCTCTTCCCGCAAAGAACGTGACCGACAAAAGCAGAAGAGGTAGAGTGGCTGTGGAGGGGACCAAGATTGAGGGGTAGAAAGGAGAGGATGCAGggccagggaagaaaaaaatctgggacACGGGTGGGGATGAGAAAtcacaggaaagtggaaaatTGGAGGGTAAGAGTGGACACAGTTGAGCAAAAGGCTAGAtcttttttggttaattttatttatttgagagagagagacagagatagcgagagagagcacaaggtgggggaggagagggagaagcaggctccccactgagcagggagctccatgtgggactcgatcccaggacccaggaatcatgacctcagctgagggcagatgcttaacctgactGTGCCCCCCCCAGGCAACCCAAGAGGCTAGATCTTGAGAGAGTAGAGTCTGGGGCTTGGAATGATGAGATGGGCAGCTGCCTAATTCACATCTCATGGTCCTGtccttgttcttttcctcttcctcccttctttagCATGTCCCTGTTGAGCCAGCAGCCATTCTTATCCCTGGTGCTGACGTGTCTGAAAGGGCAGGATGAGCAGCGTGAGGGCCTTCTCACCTCCCTCTACAGCCAGGTGCACCAGGTACAGGCCCTGGAGCCACTGAGCTGCGCCAGAGGGCAGAAATGGGTGCCCCCGAGGCCACCATGTCCCCAGAACCTCCAGTACTTAACGGTCAACGCCTTGAGTGTTTGGGGATGGAAATGAGAAGATGCCGAAAGCTGGTCGTTATGCTTGTTTCTGTCTCAGATTGTGAATAACTGGCGGGACAACCAGTACTTAGATGATTGCAAACCAAAGCAGCTCATGCACGAGGCTCTCAAGCTGCGGCTCAACCTGGTGAGGGGGGGTCCGGGGAGAAAAAAGATGTGGGTGGGACTAGAACTGCTCCATAGAGATGCCTCCCCACTCCAGCGctggccaggggtgggggcggagggtgCTGAGATGGAGGGCCCAATTTCCACCGGGTCTTTGAGTACTGATCTGGCCCTCCTCAAGACATGGGACCGAAAGTGGTTGAAAGTCTGGATCCTTGCAGAGACCCTGCCTCAGTACCCTAGATTCTGGCTGGGACCCTGGAAACCCACCGTGGAATGTTGAGCGGAATCCTGGACATCCCTTAGTCCAGCTCCCATGGGTTCCTAAGTCAGGAACCCGAGGCCCAGAGGGGCCAAGAATGTAGTCATTGGCCTAGACTCACATAACAGATCCTGGGTCCGACTGGTACGTGGTGGGAGCTGGGCGAAGTGGCAGCCAGGCTGGGTTCTGCTGTGAGCTTTCCCGAAATGCCAGCCTTCAGATGCCCCTGAGCCATCTGACAGGCTCGTTGTGGCCCTGGCAGGTGGGGGGCATGTTTGACACGGTGCAGCGCAGCACCCAGCAGACCACCGAGTGGGCCATGCTCCTCTTGGAGATCATCATCAGCGGCACCGTGGACATGCAGTCCAACAAGTAAAGtacccccaccctctgccctcagTCTTGCGCCTGGGAGGTAGTCCCTTCCCCAATGCCAGGTGCAGGACGCCCTGCGGCTGGCGCAGCTCTCCCTACTTGGCTCCCACCCTGGAGCCACTGTCTGGCCTAGCCTCTTTCCTCTCTGGTTCTCTCCCGGTCTTCTCATCACAGCGAGCTCTTCACCACTGTGCTGGACATGCTGAGTGTGCTCATCAACGGGACCCTGGCCGCGGACATGTCTAGCATCTCTCAGGGCAGCATGGAGGAGAATAAACGTGCCTACATGAACCTGGTGAAGAAGCTACGGGTGAGCAGAGGAAGCGAGGGCACGGCTCTGGTGGCGGGGGATGGGGACCGGCCCCTCggctccctctcccctgacctTGCGCACGCCGTTCGACTTCGTTCAGGCCAGAGCcgcctcccctccacctccctgtcCACTTCTTGTTATCTGTACAGCAAGGGTTTACTGAGTGTCGTCGTCGTGCCTGTTTCTCTGCTGTCCCTTGAGACTTCCCATCACTCCTTTGCTGTGTCCTTGAACCCTTGCCTGTCTTCCTGTGCCTGCAGAAAGAACTGGGGGAGCGCCAGTCAGACAGTCTGGAAAAAGTTCTCCAGCTGCTGCCACTGCCCAAGCCGACCAGAGATGTCATCACCTGTGAGCCGCAGGGCTCCCTCATCGACACCAAGGGCAACAAGATTGCAGGCTTCGATTCCATCTTCAAGAAGGAGGCACGTCCCCTTTTCCTCCCATCCCTTTTCCTATTGCAGCACCGATCCCCTCACACCCAgcttttccctcctctgggcAAGAGCTCTCCCTGCATGAACCTTGCTGCTACGACTGGCTTACCAGGTGGGGGAGTCCATGGGGCTCTGCTGGCAACAGCTGTCTCTGGGGTGTGGAGCTGatcactgaactttttttttttaattaacatttctgCACCCCATCTTGAGAATCTCATCCTCATTCATCTGTCTCTTcacctctacccacctccccccatctGCACCCACCTTTGAACAGACAACCCATTTCTCAGCACCCTGTCCTCCTCCACCCTGGCCAGCACCCCACCCATCTGTCTGGCCAGCTGCTGGATCTCTGTTACCCTGCATTCACCCGTGCCAGCTCCCCCATCTCTGCAAAACTTTCCCTGCCCCTCGTCTCTGTCAGCTGCAGTGTTTGTTGAGTAACCCGATTGGCTGTGGAGAGccgagagggggagggaaaaaagaggaggCAGAGTCTAAAATCTAGAGTCCAGTCCAGTCACATGTACTCTGTCTTCACTCCTTTTCCTGGcccatttgtctgtctttctgagtctttctctctctctctgtctctgcctgactctctcccttggcccttctctgtgtctctttgtgcacctctttgtctctcttcctgtttctgtctctttctctgtttttgcctttcagtctcttcctgccttcctgttgCTGTGTCTTCCTTTGAATGTCAGCATCTGTGTGTCCCTGcccatcaccctctcccctctgatctctgtctgctcTGAGCGTGTACCTCAGAGTACACGCTGTTGGTGTGCATGTGTTTTCATGTCCATCCCTCTCACCGTCTCCCAGGAACTGACCCGGGCctgggtttgtttttggtttttggttttttggggttttgttttttttttttctccgttTGATTGCCAACAGATCCTTACCCCTCTCCTACAAGCCCTTAAGGTCTGTCTCCTGTTTGCCAAATCTCATTAGCTCACTGTGTGTCATTTTCTGGAGCAGGGTCTACAGGTTTCTACCAAACAAAAGATCTCTCCCTGGGATCTTTTTGAGGGCTTGAAGCCATCCGCGCCACTGTCCTGGGGCTGGTTTGGAACAGTCCGGGTGGACCGGCGTGTGGCCCGAGGAGAGGAGCAGCAGCGCTTGCTGCTGTATCACACCCACCtgcggccccggccccgcgcctATTATCTGGAGCCGCTCCCGCTGCCCCCGGAAGATGAGGagccccctgctcccaccctgtTAGAGCCTGAGAAGAAGGCTCCAGAGCCCCCCAAAACTGACAAACCTGGGGCCGCTCCACCCAGTACTGAGGAACGCAAGAAGAAATCCACCAAGGGCAAGAAACGCAGCCAGCCACCCACCAAGACAGAGGTTAGCGCtgccccccccaaacccccaccccattATGCTGccacagcctctctctctctgccccccacctcatAATTCTGTGCAGCTGCTGGTTTCTGAGGGAagtgaaggggaggtggggaagaggtgCCATAAGAATAACAAAAATGAGTCACATAGGTCTAGCTCCTTTGCAGCCCTGGTCCCCCACCTTGTCCCACCTCTCCCCTGTACCCCCTACCCAAGTTACAGTccactcaccttcctcctctgctcttcATGCAGGACTATGGAATGGGCCCGGGAAGGAGTGGCCCCTATGGTGTGACGGTGCCCCCAGACCTCTTGCACCACACTAACCCTGCTTCCATATCGCATCTGAGCTACAGGCAGGGCTCCATAGGCCTGTACACCCAGAACCAGCCACTCCCTGCAGGTGAGAGCCAGCCCCTAGGAAGGGGAGTTACCTGAGCATCCCTCCTGCCTGAGGGACAATGTCGCATCCCTGAGAATGTGCCCATGACCGGGACACTGAGCAGGAACTCAGGGAATGGGGAGCCTGGAAAGGTCAGCCTTCTCCCCTTTCCAGGCGGCCCTCGTGTGGACCCGTACCGCCCTGTGCGGTTACCGATGCAGAAGCTGCCCACCCG
Coding sequences:
- the MED12 gene encoding mediator of RNA polymerase II transcription subunit 12 isoform X11; translated protein: MAAFGILSYEHRPLKRPRLGPPDVYPQDPKQKEDELTALNVKQGFNNQPAVSGDEHGSAKNVNFNPAKISSNFSSIIAEKLRCNTLPDTGRRKPQVNQKDNFWLVTARSQSAINTWFTDLAGTKPLTQLAKKVPIFSKKEEVFGYLAKYTVPVMRAAWLIKMTCAYYASINETKVKKRHVIDPFMEWTQIITKYLWEQLQKMAEYYRPGPAGSGGCGSTIGPLPHDVEVAIRQWDYNEKLAMFMFQDGMLDRHEFLTWVLECFEKIRPGEDELLKLLLPLLLRYSGEFVQSAYLSRRLAYFCTRRLALQLDGVSSHSSHVMSTQSTSTLPTTPAPQPPTSSTTSTPFSDLLMCPQHRPLVFGLSCILQTILLCCPSALVWHYSLTDSRIKTGSPLDHLPIAPSNLPMPEGNSAFTQQVRAKLREIEQQIKERGQAVEVRWSFDKCQEATAGFTIGRVLHTLEVLDSHSFERSDFSNSLDSLCNRIFGLGPSKDGHEISSDDDAVVSLLCEWAVSCKRSGRHRAMVVAKLLEKRQAEIEAERCGESEAADEKGSIASGSLSAPSAPIFQDVLLQFLDTQAPMLTDPRSESERVEFFNLVLLFCELIRHDVFSHNMYTCTLISRGDLAFGAPGPRPPSPFDDPADDSERKETEGSSSSKLEDPGLSESMDIDPSSSVLFEDMEKPDFSLFSPTMPCEGKGSPSPEKPDVEKDVKPPPKEKIEGTLGVLYDQPRHVQYATHFPIPQEESCSHECNQRLVVLFGVGKQRDDARHAIKKITKDILKVLNRKGTAETDQLAPIVPLNPGDLTFLGGEDGQKRRRNRPEAFPTAEDIFAKFQHLSHYDQHQVTAQVSRNVLEQITSFALGMSYHLPLVQHVQFIFDLMEYSLSISGLIDFAIQLLNELSVVEAELLLKSSDLVGSYTTSLCLCIVAVLRHYHACLILNQDQMAQVFEGLCGVVKHGMNRSDGSSAERCILAYLYDLYTSCSHLKSKFGELFSDFCSKVKNTIYCNVEPSESNMRWAPEFMIDTLENPAAHTFTYTGLGKSLSENPANRYSFVCNALMHVCVGHHDPDRVNDIAILCAELTGYCKSLSAEWLGVLKALCCSSNNGTCGFNDLLCNVDVSDLSFHDSLATFVAILIARQCLLLEDLIRCAAIPSLLNAACSEQDSEPGARLTCRILLHLFKTPQLNPCQSDGTPSPDKPTVGIRSSCDRHLLAASQNRIVDGAVFAVLKAVFVLGDAELKGSGFTVTGGTEELPEEEGGGGSGGRRQGGRNISVETASLDVYAKYVLRSICQQEWVGERCLKSLCEDSNDLQDPVLSSAQAQRLMQLICYPYRLLDNEDGENPQRQRIKRILQNLDQWTMRQSSLELQLMIKQTPNNEMNSLLENIAKATIEVFQQSAETGSSSGSTASNMPSSSKTKPVLSSLERSGVWLVAPLIAKLPTSVQGHVLKAAGEELEKGQHLGSSSRKERDRQKQKSMSLLSQQPFLSLVLTCLKGQDEQREGLLTSLYSQVHQIVNNWRDNQYLDDCKPKQLMHEALKLRLNLVGGMFDTVQRSTQQTTEWAMLLLEIIISGTVDMQSNNELFTTVLDMLSVLINGTLAADMSSISQGSMEENKRAYMNLVKKLRKELGERQSDSLEKVLQLLPLPKPTRDVITCEPQGSLIDTKGNKIAGFDSIFKKEGLQVSTKQKISPWDLFEGLKPSAPLSWGWFGTVRVDRRVARGEEQQRLLLYHTHLRPRPRAYYLEPLPLPPEDEEPPAPTLLEPEKKAPEPPKTDKPGAAPPSTEERKKKSTKGKKRSQPPTKTEDYGMGPGRSGPYGVTVPPDLLHHTNPASISHLSYRQGSIGLYTQNQPLPAGGPRVDPYRPVRLPMQKLPTRPPYPGVLPTTMTGVMGLEPSYKTSVYRQQQPAVPQGQRLRQQLQAKIQSQGILGQSSVHQMTPSSSYGLQTSQGYTPYVSHVGLQQHAGPADPTRHLQQRPSGYVHQQAPTYGHGLTSTQRFSHQTLQQAPMIGAMTPLGAQGVQAGVRSASILPEQQQQQQQQQQQQQQQQQQQQQQQQQQQYHIRQQQQQQILRVKP
- the MED12 gene encoding mediator of RNA polymerase II transcription subunit 12 isoform X7 yields the protein MAAFGILSYEHRPLKRPRLGPPDVYPQDPKQKEDELTALNVKQGFNNQPAVSGDEHGSAKNVNFNPAKISSNFSSIIAEKLRCNTLPDTGRRKPQVNQKDNFWLVTARSQSAINTWFTDLAGTKPLTQLAKKVPIFSKKEEVFGYLAKYTVPVMRAAWLIKMTCAYYASINETKVKKRHVIDPFMEWTQIITKYLWEQLQKMAEYYRPGPAGSGGCGSTIGPLPHDVEVAIRQWDYNEKLAMFMFQDGMLDRHEFLTWVLECFEKIRPGEDELLKLLLPLLLRYSGEFVQSAYLSRRLAYFCTRRLALQLDGVSSHSSHVMSTQSTSTLPTTPAPQPPTSSTTSTPFSDLLMCPQHRPLVFGLSCILQTILLCCPSALVWHYSLTDSRIKTGSPLDHLPIAPSNLPMPEGNSAFTQQVRAKLREIEQQIKERGQAVEVRWSFDKCQEATAGFTIGRVLHTLEVLDSHSFERSDFSNSLDSLCNRIFGLGPSKDGHEISSDDDAVVSLLCEWAVSCKRSGRHRAMVVAKLLEKRQAEIEAERCGESEAADEKGSIASGSLSAPSAPIFQDVLLQFLDTQAPMLTDPRSESERVEFFNLVLLFCELIRHDVFSHNMYTCTLISRGDLAFGAPGPRPPSPFDDPADDSERKETEGSSSSKLEDPGLSESMDIDPSSSVLFEDMEKPDFSLFSPTMPCEGKGSPSPEKPDVEKDVKPPPKEKIEGTLGVLYDQPRHVQYATHFPIPQEESCSHECNQRLVVLFGVGKQRDDARHAIKKITKDILKVLNRKGTAETDQLAPIVPLNPGDLTFLGGEDGQKRRRNRPEAFPTAEDIFAKFQHLSHYDQHQVTAQVSRNVLEQITSFALGMSYHLPLVQHVQFIFDLMEYSLSISGLIDFAIQLLNELSVVEAELLLKSSDLVGSYTTSLCLCIVAVLRHYHACLILNQDQMAQVFEGLCGVVKHGMNRSDGSSAERCILAYLYDLYTSCSHLKSKFGELFSDFCSKVKNTIYCNVEPSESNMRWAPEFMIDTLENPAAHTFTYTGLGKSLSENPANRYSFVCNALMHVCVGHHDPDRVNDIAILCAELTGYCKSLSAEWLGVLKALCCSSNNGTCGFNDLLCNVDVSDLSFHDSLATFVAILIARQCLLLEDLIRCAAIPSLLNAACSEQDSEPGARLTCRILLHLFKTPQLNPCQSDGNKPTVGIRSSCDRHLLAASQNRIVDGAVFAVLKAVFVLGDAELKGSGFTVTGGTEELPEEEGGGGSGGRRQGGRNISVETASLDVYAKYVLRSICQQEWVGERCLKSLCEDSNDLQDPVLSSAQAQRLMQLICYPYRLLDNEDGENPQRQRIKRILQNLDQWTMRQSSLELQLMIKQTPNNEMNSLLENIAKATIEVFQQSAETGSSSGSTASNMPSSSKTKPVLSSLERSGVWLVAPLIAKLPTSVQGHVLKAAGEELEKGQHLGSSSRKERDRQKQKSMSLLSQQPFLSLVLTCLKGQDEQREGLLTSLYSQVHQIVNNWRDNQYLDDCKPKQLMHEALKLRLNLVGGMFDTVQRSTQQTTEWAMLLLEIIISGTVDMQSNNELFTTVLDMLSVLINGTLAADMSSISQGSMEENKRAYMNLVKKLRKELGERQSDSLEKVLQLLPLPKPTRDVITCEPQGSLIDTKGNKIAGFDSIFKKEGLQVSTKQKISPWDLFEGLKPSAPLSWGWFGTVRVDRRVARGEEQQRLLLYHTHLRPRPRAYYLEPLPLPPEDEEPPAPTLLEPEKKAPEPPKTDKPGAAPPSTEERKKKSTKGKKRSQPPTKTEDYGMGPGRSGPYGVTVPPDLLHHTNPASISHLSYRQGSIGLYTQNQPLPAGGPRVDPYRPVRLPMQKLPTRPPYPGVLPTTMTGVMGLEPSYKTSVYRQQQPAVPQGQRLRQQLQQSQGILGQSSVHQMTPSSSYGLQTSQGYTPYVSHVGLQQHAGPAGTMVPPSYSSQPYQSTHPSTNPTLVDPTRHLQQRPSGYVHQQAPTYGHGLTSTQRFSHQTLQQAPMIGAMTPLGAQGVQAGVRSASILPEQQQQQQQQQQQQQQQQQQQQQQQQQQQYHIRQQQQQQILRVKP